From a single Pochonia chlamydosporia 170 chromosome Unknown PCv3seq00010, whole genome shotgun sequence genomic region:
- a CDS encoding transcription factor TFIIIC complex subunit Tfc6 (similar to Cordyceps militaris CM01 XP_006665921.1) → MRTRRSNRTKSYTTQKYDFDSSSSDTEQHAAPPRTRHTRQPAHANDSDENFDASAVNESPNDDDMPSAEEGDSDAADSAFQTPTTPGRRVKKVKKTTTTGTGTYKGYMDVEPVTTDTHLKGYAGPFDRGMRGQALTNTWYGPREASIQLAQRLLERWMKWTVLPPRNVVSEEGVPNIAPWADQYREKMAYMAEKWAVRVKNDDAVTGTKYRTLTDDEATLYQMPKRELRVIMGPFEAQREIPMHPGDSYALSQGWIPYETDETETKIPTGWIFDVGGIVTGMDWMPRREGEQILALAVIPHSDQEEYNYEVEHQKPDFQKFGTVQLWAFTDEEIDGVRRPSTQGPRLKKTICLDYGRARRIRWSPACDHLAVLCGDGNVHVIEVDDQDGSFDKVEYPLASFILDNESSIKATCFAWANFNRLVIGYSDGSIALWSLHPNCLLSRHPVHHSLIIDIATGAPSQPFLVASTPVGGTTKLVDLSCPTYESTEVQTNAVSWQPNMLAYSDHIQGFFSVYPSANALNTMVGFMHQRYFPIVRRIFVGESYNSCLGVGKTHPFLLVGTSDGSLWSMNPQVELFTSKRELTDRLRIFQHEHRPRELFPAEPLAPARGASRIIHGFAIEKGRSPKGEIKAQHGKKPKRPTKADLEAGDRNDDDEETGGLMDPTRGIVYEPLSRITVVEWNPNEGFGCWAAAAIASGLVRVMDLGLDNAG, encoded by the exons atgcGAACCCGCAGATCAAACCGCACAAAATCATACACCACCCAAAAATACGACTTTgacagctcctcctccgacacAGAGCAACATGCCGCCCCTCCCAGAACAAGGCACACCCGCCAACCAGCCCACGCCAACGACTCAGACGAAAACTTTGACGCATCAGCTGTGAATGAGTCCCCCAACGACGATGACATGCCCTCTGCCGAAGAGGGCGACAGCGATGCCGCAGATTCGGCGTTCCAGACACCCACCACACCTGGGAGGCGCGTGAAAAAGGTGAAGAAGACTACGACCACTGGCACTGGCACGTACAAAGGATACATGGACGTCGAGCCCGTCACGACAGATACCCATCTCAAGGGGTATGCCGGGCCCTTTGACAGAGGGATGCGCGGCCAAGCACTTACAAACACATGGTATGGTCCTCGAGAAGCGAGTATTCAGCTTGCGCAGCGGCTGTTGGAGCGCTGGATGAAGTGGACGGTTCTGCCGCCTCGGAATGTTGTGTCCGAGGAAGGAGTTCCGAATATTGCACCGTGGGCAGACCAGTACAGAGAGAAGATGGCATACATGGCCGAAAAGTGGGCTGTGAGAGTCAAAAACGACGATGCCGTCACTGGCACAAAATACAGGACATTAACCGACGATGAGGCGACTCTATACCAAATGCCGAAGCGGGAACTGAGAGTAATAATGGGACCGTTTGAAGCGCAGAGAGAGATTCCCATGCATCCAGGTGATTCGTATGCCCTTTCACAGGGCTGGATTCCATACGAAACCGACGAAACTGAGACCAAGATCCCCACGGGCTGGATATTCGATGTCGGCGGTATAGTGACGGGGATGGACTGGATGCCAAGAAGGGAAGGTGAGCAGATTCTTGCTTTGGCGGTGATACCGCACTCAGATCAAGAGGAGTACAATTATGAGGTGGAGCACCAGAAGCCGGATTTCCAGAAATTCGGAACCGTGCAACTATGGGCGTTTACGGACGAGGAGATCGATGGTGTTCGTAGACCGTCGACGCAGGGACCGCGGCTCAAGAAGACTATATGTCTGGATTACGGGCGTGCCAGGCGGATACGATGGAGTCCGGCGTGCGATCATCTCGCTGTGCTGTGTGGCGATGGAAACGTACATGTCATTGAGGTGGATGATCAGGACGGGTCATTTG ACAAGGTCGAGTATCCCCTTGCTTCATTCATCCTTGACAACGAATCCTCAATCAAAGCTACGTGCTTCGCATGGGCAAACTTCAACAGACTCGTCATCGGATATTCGGATGGCTCAATAGCCCTGTGGTCGCTTCACCCGAACTGTCTCCTGTCAAGACACCCCGTGCATCACAGTCTCATCATTGATATTGCAACTGGCGCCCCATCGCAACCATTTCTCGTAGCTTCAACGCCTGTAGGTGGTACAACAAAACTGGTTGACCTCAGCTGTCCGACATACGAGTCAACCGAAGTGCAAACCAACGCGGTTAGCTGGCAGCCCAACATGTTGGCCTACAGCGACCACATTCAGGGCTTCTTCTCGGTATACCCTTCCGCGAATGCGCTAAACACCATGGTCGGATTCATGCACCAGCGCTACTTTCCCATTGTGAGAAGGATATTCGTCGGTGAAAGCTACAACTCGTGTCTTGGGGTTGGCAAAACCCATCCGTTCCTGCTAGTTGGTACAAGTGACGGATCGCTATGGAGCATGAATCCACAAGTTGAGCTGTTCACCAGTAAGCGAGAGCTCACTGATCGGTTGCGCATATTTCAACACGAACACCGCCCCAGGGAACTGTTTCCTGCAGAGCCCTTAGCTCCAGCACGAGGCGCATCACGCATCATCCATGGTTTTGCTATTGAGAAGGGAAGGAGTCCCAAGGGCGAGATTAAAGCGCAGCACGGAAAGAAGCCCAAGCGGCCGACAAAGGCTGATCTTGAAGCCGGTGATAgaaatgacgacgacgaagagacgGGCGGGTTGATGGATCCAACGAGAGGAATCGTGTACGAGCCGTTGTCGAGGATTACTGTCGTCGAATGGAATCCGAATGAAGGGTTTGGGTGCTGGGCTGCTGCGGCCATTGCGTCAGGCTTGGTGAGGGTCATGGATTTGGGTCTGGATAATGCTGGTTGA
- a CDS encoding aldose reductase (similar to Metarhizium acridum CQMa 102 XP_007808615.1) has protein sequence MSKVITLNDGSKMPAIAYGVGTAHNPKFRQVFGLPDFDSTQLIVEALNMGYRHIDTAEQYNKDDELAAALKKVNIPRKDLFITSKADCNNGLSVDEALTQQLARLDLEYFDLYLIHNPRFAKNDKDIQEKWKEMETVHRSGRVKSIGVSNFTKAQIQPILEVATIPPTVNQVECHVYEQHGDLVSWMKSEGIVTSCYSSLAPIIRGRPGPADDKFGELAAKYGVKDGDIAMKWCLDQGLAVATTGKSLDRLKGYLEKFDKFELTDEEIGGIRELGLQKEFSNYMQIGGGPQF, from the exons ATGTCCAAAGTCATCACTCTAAACGACGGCTCCAAGATGCCAGCT ATTGCATATGGCGTCGGAACAGCCCATAACCCCAAGTTCAGACAAGTCTTTGGACTCCCCGACTTTGATAGCACGCAGCTCATCGTAGAAGCACTCAACATGGGATACCGCCACATTGATACCGCAGAGC AGTACAACAAGGATGATGAACTAGCTGCTGCTCTCAAAAAGGTCAACATTCCACGCAAAGACCTCTTCATCACGTCCAAAGCCGACTGCAACAATGGGCTGTCCGTCGATGAAGCTCTCACCCAGCAACTCGCTAGACTGGATCTAGAGTACTTTGACCTCTACCTTATTCATAACCCACGATTCGCAAAGAATGACAAGGACATACAGGAGAAGTGGAAGGAGATGGAAACTGTTCACCGGTCCGGTCGCGTAAAGTCAATTGGTGTGTCAAACTTTACAAAGGCACAGATACAGCCTATTCTGGAGGTAGCTACCATCCCACCAACAGTGAATCAGGTCGAGTGCCATGTTTACGAGCAGCACGGCGACCTCGTTTCCTGGATGAAGAGTGAGGGTATTGTAACTTCGTGTTATAGCTCGCTTGCACCTATTATTAGAGGACGACCTGGTCCTGCTGATGACAAGTTTGGGGAGTTGGCTGCCAAGTATGGCGTGAAGGATGGTGACATTGCGATGAAGTGGTGTTTGGATCAGGGGTTAGCAGTGGCTACTACGGGGAAGAGTTTGGATAGACTGAAGGGATATCTGGAGAAGTTTGACAAATTCGAGTTGACTGATGAGGAGATTGGGGGAATTCGGGAGCTTGGATTGCAGAAGGAGTTTTCGAATTATATGCAGATTGGTGGCGGGCCGCAGTTTTAG